From a single Paenibacillus sp. FSL R5-0345 genomic region:
- the prmA gene encoding 50S ribosomal protein L11 methyltransferase, with amino-acid sequence MLWHEVTIHTTEEAQEMISNFLYEAGAGGVSIEESGTLNKERDTRYGELYDQPLNDIPEGEAVIKGYYADSTDMDAVIEELTPRVAELHEYGIDPGKALISWKTVDEDEWAHAWKQYFKPLRVSERLTIKPTWEEYTPQNPDEAIIEIDPGMAFGTGTHPTTALCLRALEKNISGGEEVIDVGTGSGILAVGAMLLGAKSVLALDLDPVAVESARENVALNKLESSITVKESDLLSLLGGEGVADTAAGEMWPSARPGHSLEGTVPAKQEQEGSLGVTLPVQIVVANILAEIIVLFTDDVYRALQPGGLYITSGIYKDKEGLVANALKASGFEIIEISREEDWVAFTAGKR; translated from the coding sequence ATGTTATGGCATGAAGTGACGATACATACAACAGAAGAAGCACAGGAAATGATTTCGAATTTTTTATATGAAGCTGGTGCGGGTGGGGTCTCTATTGAGGAATCCGGCACACTGAATAAAGAACGGGATACACGTTATGGTGAATTGTACGACCAACCTTTGAATGATATTCCTGAAGGGGAAGCGGTCATAAAAGGGTATTATGCCGATTCCACAGATATGGATGCTGTTATAGAAGAATTGACTCCACGGGTAGCCGAATTGCATGAGTACGGGATTGATCCAGGCAAAGCGTTGATTTCTTGGAAGACTGTGGATGAAGACGAATGGGCGCATGCTTGGAAGCAATACTTCAAACCACTGCGGGTATCGGAGCGTCTCACGATTAAACCAACCTGGGAGGAGTATACGCCTCAGAACCCAGATGAAGCCATCATTGAGATCGACCCTGGCATGGCATTTGGAACCGGGACTCACCCTACAACAGCTCTGTGCCTCCGTGCACTTGAAAAGAACATTAGCGGCGGTGAAGAAGTTATCGATGTCGGCACCGGTTCAGGAATTCTGGCTGTAGGTGCGATGCTGCTAGGTGCAAAATCCGTATTGGCCTTAGATTTAGATCCGGTGGCTGTGGAAAGTGCACGGGAGAATGTAGCCCTTAACAAGCTTGAATCATCCATAACGGTAAAAGAGAGCGATCTTCTATCGCTGCTGGGCGGGGAAGGCGTAGCTGATACAGCGGCTGGAGAGATGTGGCCATCCGCTAGACCTGGTCACTCACTAGAAGGAACCGTTCCTGCTAAGCAAGAGCAAGAAGGCAGCCTTGGCGTGACATTGCCTGTACAAATTGTAGTTGCGAATATTTTGGCGGAAATCATCGTATTGTTTACGGATGATGTATACCGCGCGCTTCAACCTGGGGGGCTGTACATTACCTCTGGTATTTACAAGGATAAAGAAGGACTTGTGGCGAACGCGCTGAAAGCGTCTGGCTTTGAGATTATTGAAATATCCCGTGAGGAAGATTGGGTGGCGTTTACAGCCGGAAAGAGGTAA
- a CDS encoding DNA-3-methyladenine glycosylase I, with amino-acid sequence MEVTRCAWVNDDPLYIAYHDEEWGKPLYGDQKLFELLMLEGMQAGLSWYTVLKKRARFREVFDGFDPNKIVHYDETKIAELMSDPGIIRNRLKIDAIIRNAGVYLQICEEYGSFAEYLWSFVGGVPTVNHWNTRADVPASTAQSDEMSKALKKKGMKFVGTTICYAFMQASGMVDDHSLNCFCRRKEDVAGR; translated from the coding sequence ATGGAAGTCACTCGCTGTGCTTGGGTCAATGATGATCCTCTATATATTGCCTATCATGATGAAGAGTGGGGAAAGCCTCTGTATGGTGACCAAAAGCTGTTTGAATTGCTGATGCTGGAAGGGATGCAGGCAGGGCTGAGCTGGTACACGGTACTAAAAAAACGGGCGCGTTTCAGAGAAGTATTTGACGGATTTGATCCAAATAAGATTGTTCATTATGATGAAACCAAAATTGCAGAGCTAATGAGTGATCCAGGGATTATTAGAAATCGATTGAAAATTGATGCTATTATCCGTAATGCGGGTGTGTATTTGCAAATTTGCGAGGAATATGGCAGCTTTGCAGAGTATCTCTGGAGCTTTGTCGGAGGTGTGCCAACTGTTAATCATTGGAATACTCGTGCAGATGTACCTGCTTCGACGGCTCAGTCTGATGAGATGAGTAAGGCATTAAAGAAGAAAGGCATGAAGTTTGTGGGTACTACAATATGCTATGCTTTTATGCAGGCATCGGGGATGGTGGATGACCATTCGCTCAACTGCTTTTGTAGGCGTAAAGAGGATGTCGCAGGTCGTTGA
- a CDS encoding DUF4179 domain-containing protein, whose product MKKLENMLEHQLNEGQSVTYPDFESMWERIEHNTTTSFHARMSSSNQKRGRNWSKIALVSSFSVVLAAAPVYAAVHYNWDTMLHGRGGIQAVLAQNLGQKLDQSITKGGVTLKLHTAIVDENRTVILFTLDVGQRQDNEIWRVNEMTLKGTEGANSSEAYNYLNWDEKNQIYNGYFESEWTPEKDTVNVQLVTNDMQAFSEQSLDLPLDIHSTETQSFPIGQEGMRSIEVKPFTQGQEKMLFSSAIIFDQPEAKGWAYPNIVGYKNGTLINSLPGGTFGTPGEKGEYTAQQYFKAEDVSGGQMTYKLQYMKKEKDVNGPLSFDLQLSKKQMESGTIKTSLNLPLEVGETDHTLENMIVSPTQIRVTVRSKDIDNSFPYKKYALEVAGKTLEGNLWRSPEGEPELTVLRFEWPVDLEITQETPITFVAKYKVTQHGSYKITNNNADKIPLLLTNISQKKQTIIQQLSGYPVKWTYYMQGSDLYVETGSEDARFGGINQTHIGLGKERILGKPITVNFAGDGNNKAIDVYKDFKGTEATIYMFYYTTDDPDKESRVQIQP is encoded by the coding sequence ATGAAAAAGTTGGAGAATATGCTGGAGCATCAGTTAAATGAGGGTCAAAGTGTAACATATCCTGATTTTGAAAGCATGTGGGAGAGAATTGAACATAACACTACAACCTCTTTTCACGCCAGGATGAGTAGCAGTAACCAGAAACGGGGGAGAAACTGGAGTAAAATAGCACTTGTCTCATCGTTCTCAGTAGTTCTAGCGGCGGCGCCGGTGTATGCGGCAGTTCATTATAACTGGGATACAATGCTCCATGGAAGAGGTGGAATTCAAGCCGTTCTGGCACAAAATCTCGGCCAAAAGCTGGATCAATCGATAACGAAGGGTGGAGTAACATTAAAGCTACATACAGCCATCGTGGATGAGAATCGGACGGTCATCTTATTCACATTGGATGTTGGACAACGACAGGACAATGAAATTTGGCGTGTGAATGAGATGACGCTAAAAGGAACTGAGGGGGCGAACAGCTCTGAAGCGTACAACTATCTGAACTGGGACGAGAAAAACCAAATTTATAACGGTTATTTCGAAAGTGAATGGACACCAGAGAAGGACACCGTGAATGTTCAGCTAGTTACAAATGATATGCAGGCTTTTAGTGAACAATCGTTAGATTTGCCGCTGGATATTCACTCGACGGAGACACAGAGCTTCCCTATTGGACAGGAGGGGATGCGCAGCATAGAGGTGAAGCCGTTTACCCAAGGTCAAGAGAAAATGTTATTCTCTTCAGCGATCATTTTTGATCAGCCGGAAGCCAAAGGCTGGGCTTATCCAAATATTGTCGGGTACAAAAACGGAACGCTCATAAACTCACTGCCTGGAGGTACTTTCGGTACACCAGGAGAAAAAGGGGAGTATACAGCGCAGCAATACTTTAAAGCGGAGGATGTTTCCGGCGGTCAAATGACTTATAAGCTGCAATATATGAAGAAAGAAAAAGATGTTAATGGACCACTTTCATTCGATCTTCAATTAAGCAAAAAACAGATGGAAAGCGGGACGATAAAAACGAGTCTTAATCTGCCGCTTGAGGTAGGTGAAACTGATCATACACTTGAGAATATGATTGTGTCGCCTACACAAATTCGAGTCACTGTTAGAAGTAAAGATATAGACAATAGCTTCCCTTATAAAAAGTATGCTCTTGAAGTAGCAGGCAAGACGCTTGAGGGGAATTTATGGAGATCTCCAGAAGGTGAGCCGGAGCTGACAGTGCTTCGTTTCGAATGGCCAGTTGACCTTGAAATTACCCAAGAGACTCCGATTACCTTTGTAGCTAAATATAAGGTGACTCAGCATGGCAGCTATAAAATCACCAATAATAATGCTGACAAAATACCGCTGCTTTTAACGAATATCTCTCAAAAGAAACAGACGATTATCCAGCAACTCAGCGGGTATCCGGTGAAGTGGACATACTATATGCAGGGATCCGATCTTTACGTAGAAACTGGGAGTGAAGATGCACGCTTCGGTGGAATTAACCAGACACATATCGGGCTGGGTAAAGAGCGTATTCTAGGTAAACCGATAACCGTCAATTTCGCGGGGGATGGAAATAATAAGGCCATTGATGTGTATAAGGATTTTAAAGGTACAGAAGCTACTATATATATGTTCTACTATACAACTGATGATCCGGATAAAGAATCGAGAGTGCAGATCCAGCCTTAA
- a CDS encoding RNA polymerase sigma factor, which yields METNRELFEAYNKDVYRTCYYMVHDAADAEDLTQDVFITVFRTNRENVEHMKAWIMKITVNHCLNHLKRKRTLQQKVSDNLYLFKKSPEIPVERLIEQRETTMEWAKYLSQLPVKLRMVITLRYMHDFSLAEVSDLLSIPLGTTKSRLHKGLKVLRRILLEAGVQIERKEGESYEKVGEYAGASVK from the coding sequence TTGGAGACTAACCGAGAGTTATTCGAAGCCTACAACAAGGATGTATATCGGACCTGCTACTATATGGTGCATGACGCGGCTGATGCGGAGGACTTGACTCAGGATGTGTTCATTACTGTATTTCGTACGAATCGTGAGAACGTAGAGCATATGAAGGCTTGGATTATGAAAATAACGGTCAACCATTGCCTGAATCATTTGAAACGGAAGCGAACTTTACAGCAAAAGGTCTCAGACAATCTTTATTTATTTAAAAAATCTCCTGAAATCCCTGTAGAACGATTGATTGAGCAGCGGGAGACGACAATGGAATGGGCGAAATATTTGAGCCAGCTCCCAGTCAAACTTCGGATGGTGATTACGCTTAGGTACATGCATGATTTCAGCTTGGCTGAAGTATCAGACCTGCTATCCATCCCGCTCGGGACGACCAAATCAAGGCTGCATAAAGGGCTAAAGGTATTGCGGAGAATTTTGCTGGAGGCTGGGGTTCAAATTGAACGGAAAGAGGGCGAATCTTATGAAAAAGTTGGAGAATATGCTGGAGCATCAGTTAAATGA
- a CDS encoding methyl-accepting chemotaxis protein has protein sequence MGMVYSQGVTDELVVRSLERNLAIIRFDLDRRVAYVNDVFASSMGYNKEEMYGMHHKQFCFSHFVNSSGYELFWQDLFSGKSFQDKIERMDAKGNVVWLEATYMPVFDENNEQVIGVSKIATNITDRQNNMSVVVQRMQEMSDSLNQRAEKGIERSQELLQSVDKIAEVSIENTQTLANLETQAVSIQGIVQTIRNIASQTQLLALNAAIEAAHAGEFGRGFDVVAKEVRKLSSMVQDSIIQVKDSVDAITLEIDKISKGTNQVQENIEDSQQQIQIALDDFKNISSSAQDLDIQAREVMNII, from the coding sequence ATGGGAATGGTATATTCTCAAGGAGTTACCGATGAGCTTGTCGTTCGATCTTTAGAAAGAAATTTAGCTATAATAAGGTTCGATCTTGATCGACGAGTGGCTTATGTAAATGACGTTTTTGCTAGTTCGATGGGGTATAACAAAGAAGAAATGTATGGGATGCATCATAAACAGTTTTGCTTTTCTCACTTTGTAAATAGTTCAGGCTATGAATTGTTCTGGCAGGATCTTTTTTCAGGAAAAAGTTTTCAGGATAAAATTGAACGTATGGATGCAAAAGGAAATGTGGTTTGGCTGGAAGCTACCTATATGCCTGTCTTTGATGAAAATAATGAACAAGTCATTGGCGTATCTAAGATTGCGACTAATATCACGGATCGGCAAAATAACATGAGTGTCGTGGTACAGCGGATGCAAGAGATGTCTGACAGCTTAAATCAAAGAGCCGAGAAAGGCATTGAACGTAGTCAGGAACTATTGCAGAGCGTCGACAAAATTGCTGAAGTATCAATCGAAAATACACAGACCCTAGCTAATCTGGAGACACAAGCGGTATCGATTCAGGGAATTGTACAAACTATTCGTAATATTGCTTCGCAAACGCAACTATTAGCGCTTAATGCAGCTATTGAAGCGGCACATGCCGGGGAGTTTGGGCGAGGTTTTGACGTGGTTGCTAAAGAAGTTCGAAAGCTATCCTCCATGGTGCAGGATTCGATCATTCAAGTAAAAGATAGTGTGGATGCCATCACGCTGGAAATCGATAAAATCTCCAAAGGAACAAACCAGGTACAAGAAAATATAGAAGATAGTCAACAGCAGATTCAAATAGCATTAGATGATTTTAAGAATATTTCTTCCTCAGCCCAAGATTTAGATATACAAGCACGAGAGGTTATGAATATTATTTAA
- a CDS encoding YfhD family protein: MDRENSQIFSKTEKMKMLYEAKAEDVEFSAAEADLEDIEAQARALEADKRQLHEIMKKE, from the coding sequence ATGGATAGAGAGAACTCACAAATATTCTCAAAGACCGAGAAGATGAAAATGCTGTACGAGGCGAAGGCAGAAGACGTGGAATTCTCAGCTGCAGAGGCTGATTTAGAGGATATCGAAGCACAGGCTCGAGCGCTAGAAGCAGACAAACGTCAGCTGCATGAAATTATGAAAAAAGAATAG
- a CDS encoding S8 family serine peptidase: MKRTFKHSIQRFGIGAASFGLAVSVLFPSAAFANSSLESSTNLVNNVQSQSVTPHNYAGVLKGSAPVSVIVELTNKPISVYENEAKTSSLRSSVSLQRSKIISEHKSFISSAQKIDADIGFEYSEIFNGYSITLPANQVNKLLELPGVAAVYPNDEVHALADSVEVATLPVTRSYSDSGNLIGADKLHALGYTGEGVQVAVVDTGIDKNHPLLKDNYKGGYDAYDQDNDPSETPPDANFPPKNGSPYETSHGTHVAGTILDVAPEVDLYAYRVLGPYGSGPTAVVIAGIEKAVADGADIINLSLGSDVNQSYSASSIAIDNAIKSGVNVVVAAGNAGPDVGTLGEPAGSQLALSVGASTTPVNTPFFDIGDVKKIPGTLATYSPDLVDNIAGSKIVYAGLGATSDYTNLDVKDKVVLVDRGVLSFGDKSLNAKAAGAKLVLIANNAAGEISPTLGAPGNYIPTYGITQADGKEIKTQMKAAKDIISYYIALEVNQLANFSSIGPGMPDYLIKPDVVAPGVNINSTIPSWTGDYEHAYGLKSGTSMATPHVVGAVALLLSENSNLKPNEIKALLMNNADPIFKRNGDAYSLYQQGAGLINLEKSAKAESIAKVGESLISGLPGTVEIPYYTGSLSFGLLPKGASVTKSVYVEDFKGIGSTYTLSTEWLTEAPGDISINIAPKSITSGVDHYAQFTLKVSDTAKEGAYEGILFLTSDTETLRLPFNALVGDKYNLEPVNQLSFEDPQISPNGDGRSDDTTFTFSVNEELDGISFVASSIDAPATVLGAVYSIDEKVYRGVYEITNWDGTLTDLETSAKSTLPDGHYYITPVLPNGQQLETQKIKFTIDTEKPLVSGITLEEYEREAPTDPGAAEISGFIDDDLMAYYISNTQPIGNWFTVYAEGKHYDGNTYKFGGVIAGNGAFSIDVPVNEGLNEYKIYVVDKVGNGADDDDYAQRLLYSTGDGIFNVNPSLSATTIDLGQPVTVDLGYSVTDEVYGVYGASFAVIYDGSLETPAIQPSVQLATYQEENFYGVPLTEFSETYDLGDGRKLTQYSVNLSGGAYHGSGSLGKITFKPSKAGKYDLELYDVQVWNDATTSTIPSGLRTVSVTVNTPETPKPTPTPTESPTATPTTTPTPTPTPTPTPTPESNVPTATSAPASGIALKSGKLVETADPAGGKSSAVFNILDTVLANSIQNAKDKTSVLDLSDVSFNKYSQVVVTLTPAQAEQLKKSENALRLNGSGFNVLIPAATLPDFINSNGLTLTISLTDAGNTAVLAGSSAALNIGSSILTIRNGWTTGKPIILQLNLKAASLHDARKTAAYVESKDRKWSYLQPGFITKDGILQFSVTGDGSYSAASRNISFKDIGTHWAQTDIEVLAAHGIIAGKGADGSFKPADTLNQAELLTLFDRLLGKGDTWSTRIKESGSRDVLTREEAALIIAKALGADLTVAKIPLSFKDADSIAAEARNAVAYAVSKGYLKGVTADNFNPQSTLTRAQAATILSRVLEDLRSSNNI, translated from the coding sequence TTGAAACGTACCTTTAAACACTCTATTCAAAGATTTGGTATTGGGGCGGCGAGCTTCGGACTGGCTGTTTCTGTCCTTTTTCCATCCGCTGCATTTGCGAACTCATCCCTTGAATCATCAACTAACCTAGTTAATAATGTACAGTCTCAAAGTGTGACCCCTCATAACTACGCGGGTGTGCTCAAAGGTTCAGCACCAGTATCCGTAATTGTGGAATTAACTAATAAACCAATCAGTGTGTATGAAAATGAGGCGAAAACTTCTTCTTTACGATCCTCAGTCTCCTTACAACGCAGTAAAATTATCTCCGAACATAAAAGCTTTATTTCCTCAGCGCAGAAAATAGATGCCGACATCGGTTTTGAATACAGTGAGATTTTTAACGGATATTCCATTACTCTGCCAGCCAATCAAGTTAACAAGCTGTTAGAGCTTCCGGGCGTTGCAGCTGTTTATCCAAATGATGAAGTCCATGCGTTAGCAGACAGTGTTGAGGTAGCGACTTTGCCTGTTACACGTTCTTATTCGGACAGTGGCAATCTTATAGGTGCGGATAAACTACACGCATTAGGTTACACAGGAGAAGGGGTACAGGTAGCGGTTGTCGATACTGGCATCGATAAAAATCACCCTTTATTAAAGGATAATTATAAGGGGGGGTACGATGCCTATGATCAGGATAATGATCCGTCAGAAACACCTCCTGACGCTAACTTCCCTCCAAAAAATGGTAGCCCATATGAGACCTCGCATGGCACTCATGTAGCCGGTACAATATTGGATGTTGCACCTGAGGTGGATTTGTACGCGTATCGCGTACTTGGCCCTTACGGTTCCGGTCCAACAGCGGTTGTAATCGCGGGTATTGAGAAAGCGGTCGCTGATGGAGCCGATATCATTAACCTCTCCCTGGGCTCTGATGTCAACCAAAGCTATTCCGCAAGTTCAATCGCGATAGACAACGCCATAAAATCGGGCGTAAATGTTGTTGTTGCCGCCGGTAACGCTGGACCGGATGTAGGAACATTAGGCGAACCTGCTGGATCTCAACTTGCACTTAGTGTAGGTGCTTCTACTACCCCAGTGAATACCCCATTCTTTGATATTGGCGATGTTAAAAAAATTCCAGGGACATTAGCCACTTATTCCCCAGATTTAGTTGATAATATCGCTGGTAGTAAGATCGTTTACGCTGGTCTTGGAGCTACTTCCGATTACACAAATTTGGATGTCAAAGATAAGGTAGTCCTTGTCGATCGAGGTGTGCTGAGTTTCGGAGATAAATCTCTAAATGCCAAAGCAGCTGGAGCCAAGCTTGTCCTAATTGCTAATAATGCTGCAGGTGAAATCAGTCCCACCCTCGGTGCGCCCGGGAATTACATTCCTACCTACGGAATTACTCAAGCAGATGGCAAAGAGATAAAAACTCAGATGAAGGCTGCTAAAGATATAATCAGTTACTATATAGCGCTTGAAGTAAATCAGTTAGCTAATTTTAGCTCTATAGGTCCTGGGATGCCGGATTATCTAATCAAACCTGATGTTGTTGCGCCAGGGGTCAATATCAACTCGACGATTCCTAGCTGGACTGGGGATTACGAACATGCTTATGGCTTAAAAAGCGGAACCAGTATGGCAACCCCACATGTTGTAGGAGCTGTCGCTTTGCTACTGAGTGAAAACTCTAACCTTAAGCCAAATGAAATTAAAGCACTGCTGATGAACAATGCGGATCCTATCTTTAAGCGTAATGGAGATGCTTACTCTTTATATCAACAAGGTGCCGGATTAATTAATTTGGAGAAATCAGCAAAAGCTGAATCTATCGCTAAAGTTGGGGAGAGCTTAATTAGCGGCCTTCCTGGGACTGTAGAAATCCCTTATTACACAGGTTCCTTGTCCTTTGGCCTGCTCCCAAAAGGAGCTAGCGTAACGAAATCAGTTTACGTAGAGGACTTTAAAGGGATTGGATCAACCTACACGCTGTCCACCGAATGGCTTACAGAAGCGCCTGGTGACATTAGTATTAATATTGCACCAAAAAGTATTACCTCAGGTGTAGACCATTATGCACAATTTACACTGAAGGTTTCTGACACTGCAAAAGAGGGAGCATATGAAGGCATCCTGTTCCTAACCTCTGATACAGAAACTCTTCGTCTTCCCTTTAATGCACTTGTTGGCGATAAATACAATTTAGAGCCTGTTAATCAACTTTCTTTTGAAGATCCACAGATCTCTCCTAATGGGGATGGACGCTCAGACGATACCACCTTTACCTTCTCTGTCAATGAAGAGCTGGATGGCATAAGTTTTGTAGCCTCTTCAATAGATGCTCCTGCGACAGTTTTAGGTGCAGTTTATTCTATCGATGAAAAGGTCTATCGTGGCGTGTACGAAATTACAAATTGGGATGGAACGTTAACAGACCTGGAGACCTCCGCCAAGTCCACTTTACCAGATGGTCACTACTACATCACTCCTGTGCTTCCCAATGGACAACAACTTGAGACACAAAAGATCAAGTTCACAATTGATACCGAGAAGCCATTAGTTTCCGGCATCACACTTGAGGAGTACGAACGTGAGGCGCCAACCGATCCTGGTGCGGCAGAAATTAGTGGGTTCATTGATGATGACCTAATGGCCTATTATATTTCTAATACACAACCTATTGGAAACTGGTTTACCGTGTACGCCGAAGGTAAACATTATGATGGAAACACTTATAAATTCGGTGGAGTAATTGCAGGTAATGGTGCTTTTTCCATTGACGTTCCGGTTAACGAAGGGCTTAATGAGTACAAAATCTATGTGGTTGATAAAGTAGGCAATGGCGCAGACGACGATGACTATGCACAGCGACTTCTTTATAGCACAGGGGATGGTATTTTCAATGTAAATCCGTCTCTATCTGCAACCACTATTGATTTGGGACAGCCGGTAACCGTTGATCTAGGGTATTCCGTGACTGATGAGGTTTATGGCGTCTATGGGGCTTCATTCGCTGTCATCTACGATGGTTCTCTCGAAACACCAGCGATCCAGCCAAGCGTACAACTGGCAACGTATCAAGAGGAGAATTTCTATGGTGTTCCACTTACAGAATTCTCAGAAACCTATGATCTGGGAGACGGCCGCAAACTGACACAGTATAGCGTCAATCTGTCAGGTGGTGCTTATCACGGCTCCGGCTCACTAGGCAAAATAACCTTCAAACCATCTAAAGCGGGAAAATACGACTTGGAGCTGTACGATGTACAGGTCTGGAATGATGCTACAACATCAACAATCCCATCTGGGTTGAGAACAGTAAGCGTAACAGTTAACACACCTGAAACACCGAAGCCAACACCAACACCAACAGAGTCACCAACAGCAACTCCGACAACGACACCGACACCAACACCAACACCGACACCAACACCAACACCTGAATCGAATGTACCTACAGCAACTAGTGCTCCCGCTTCTGGAATCGCATTGAAATCTGGGAAGCTAGTAGAGACTGCAGATCCAGCAGGTGGCAAGTCTTCAGCGGTGTTCAACATCTTAGACACTGTATTAGCAAATTCGATCCAGAATGCAAAAGATAAAACTTCTGTACTTGATCTTAGCGATGTAAGCTTCAATAAATATAGCCAAGTTGTTGTTACTCTTACCCCGGCCCAAGCCGAGCAGTTAAAGAAATCGGAGAATGCACTCCGCCTAAATGGTAGTGGATTCAATGTACTCATTCCAGCGGCGACACTTCCGGATTTCATCAACAGCAACGGCTTAACCCTTACGATTAGTCTGACCGATGCGGGCAACACAGCAGTTTTAGCAGGTAGCTCAGCAGCATTAAATATCGGTTCTTCTATTCTCACCATCAGAAATGGTTGGACAACCGGAAAGCCGATCATCCTTCAGCTTAATCTAAAAGCCGCCAGTCTTCATGATGCTCGAAAGACTGCCGCTTATGTAGAATCAAAAGATCGTAAATGGTCCTACCTGCAACCTGGTTTTATCACTAAAGATGGTATTCTTCAGTTTAGCGTTACTGGTGATGGTTCTTACAGCGCAGCATCCAGAAATATAAGCTTTAAGGATATTGGCACACACTGGGCTCAAACCGATATCGAGGTCCTTGCTGCTCATGGTATCATTGCTGGCAAAGGAGCCGACGGCAGCTTTAAGCCTGCCGACACCTTAAATCAGGCAGAGCTTCTGACACTCTTCGACCGTCTACTTGGAAAAGGTGACACATGGAGTACTCGCATCAAAGAAAGTGGATCTCGTGATGTGCTAACTCGCGAGGAAGCAGCTCTTATCATCGCTAAGGCCCTTGGTGCTGATCTTACAGTAGCCAAGATACCTTTAAGCTTTAAGGATGCCGACAGCATCGCTGCGGAAGCACGTAACGCCGTAGCCTATGCTGTAAGCAAAGGTTATCTAAAAGGTGTTACTGCGGACAACTTCAACCCACAAAGTACTCTGACTCGTGCACAAGCAGCAACGATTCTAAGCCGAGTGCTTGAGGATCTGCGTTCTTCGAACAACATTTAG
- a CDS encoding helix-turn-helix domain-containing protein, translated as MAIKGQKFKNYSDEIKKEAIRLHVEERWTYRKITEHFEIQDQGRVKRWMKKYRELGEFGLLDQRGRRIEYIDQDRYVQKLKRENEMLKKCLEIWMQEVKRTNIESLRTLQKSMPLATCVNSLGSLEVDTTLS; from the coding sequence ATGGCGATTAAAGGACAGAAGTTTAAAAATTACTCAGATGAGATTAAAAAAGAGGCCATTCGTTTACATGTGGAGGAAAGATGGACTTATCGGAAAATTACGGAGCATTTTGAGATACAAGATCAAGGACGGGTAAAGAGATGGATGAAGAAATACCGAGAGCTAGGGGAATTTGGGCTACTAGATCAACGGGGGCGTCGTATTGAATATATCGATCAAGATAGGTATGTTCAAAAGCTCAAACGGGAAAATGAAATGCTAAAAAAGTGTTTGGAAATCTGGATGCAGGAGGTGAAACGCACAAATATAGAGTCATTGAGAACGCTGCAAAAGAGTATGCCGTTAGCAACCTGTGTAAACTCTTTAGGGTCTCTAGAAGTGGATACTACGCTTTCCTGA
- a CDS encoding IS3 family transposase, giving the protein MCKLFRVSRSGYYAFLKRKGTDRDQEAKALIQKVYERYEGVYGYRQIQLFLLQDHGVWMNHKKVLRIMQDLGIRSRIRRKHRCNYATSEGDRVAKNILKRDFKADAPNQKWVTDITQYRVGEKWLYLSAIKDLFNNEIIAYQMSARNDNELVLRTFEQAWSQQKDVTGLIVHSDQGFQYTSHAYHDMLPKVGARISMSRRGNCYDNASMESFFSHLKTEGLYPYDIRNMDEAQRKIEDYIRFYNQHRPQRRLNKLPPVEYRKQLIA; this is encoded by the coding sequence CTGTGTAAACTCTTTAGGGTCTCTAGAAGTGGATACTACGCTTTCCTGAAGCGCAAAGGAACAGATCGGGATCAGGAAGCAAAGGCGCTCATTCAGAAGGTCTATGAAAGGTATGAAGGAGTCTACGGTTATCGCCAAATTCAATTGTTCTTGCTACAAGACCACGGGGTTTGGATGAATCATAAGAAGGTACTCAGAATTATGCAGGATTTAGGCATTCGTTCGAGGATCCGCCGAAAACATCGTTGTAATTATGCTACTTCTGAAGGAGACCGTGTGGCGAAAAATATTTTGAAACGGGATTTCAAAGCGGATGCTCCCAACCAAAAATGGGTGACAGACATTACGCAATATCGTGTAGGCGAAAAGTGGCTCTATCTTTCTGCGATTAAAGATTTATTCAATAACGAAATTATCGCTTATCAAATGAGCGCTAGGAACGACAACGAACTGGTTCTCCGGACCTTTGAGCAGGCGTGGAGTCAGCAAAAAGACGTGACTGGACTGATCGTTCACAGCGATCAGGGATTCCAATACACGTCTCATGCATACCACGACATGCTGCCAAAGGTTGGGGCCCGAATCAGCATGTCTCGCCGAGGCAATTGTTATGACAACGCCTCTATGGAGAGCTTCTTCTCGCATCTCAAAACGGAAGGACTCTATCCTTATGATATCCGAAATATGGATGAGGCACAAAGGAAAATTGAAGATTACATTCGATTTTATAACCAACATCGGCCACAACGAAGGTTAAATAAGCTGCCTCCGGTAGAGTACCGGAAACAGCTTATTGCCTAG